AGGATTAGGATTTATTTAATACCTAAAATTTATTAGGTATTCGCTAATTATTTATTAATAAATCCTAGGGTTTTGGCGCTGAAAATAATACTCCAAAAGGGTTGAGCATTTATATAGCTAGTTGCCGCAGATAGCGATGAATTCAAAAGCTACAATAGCAAACGAGGCTATCTATAATAAATAAACGACTAAAGGAGGTTAGAGATAAAAAGATGAGCAAAACTTGAATCATTGGCACCGTAATCCGAGAGCTTTTAAATAATAGCTCAATGGCAATTTAATTTTTTTGTGTACCGTCAGAGGCATTTATTATGCAGGACTCTCTCACTTGCTGGTCAGTATTCGAGATGTATGAAGAACAAGTTCGAGCGATATATCCAGAGTCGAAAGCTAAACGAATTATTAATGAATTTCGTTGCGCTACCTTACGGTTCTGGTTATCACAATTAGGCTTTAGTAGGGCAACATCAGGTCGAAAGATGACAAAAGTCGAGAGCGAGGCAGCTAAAGAGTTTCTAAAAACTTTAAGAGTTGAAGTACTGCTCAGCGCCCGTCAAACAATACAGCAGGCTTTCCAGAGCCAAAAAGCGTCTATTGCTAGCCAAAACACTTACGGAAATCGATTTAACCAATTTTTGAGTTGGAGCGAACAACAACAGTGGTGGCCAGCTAAAGGTTCGCGGCGGGCGATAGTGAAACAGCAATCCTGCCCATCCATGAAAAATATTTACGGCAAGACCTCCAACACTCCCTTGACCGAGCGGAGGACAATGCATCAGGAATACAAGCTCAAGCCTCAAGACACGCCGGCTCCGTTACAAAAAGAATTGGATGACTTTTATCAATATTTAACTGACCCAGAGTGCCCGTTCCGCGTGATTGACCCAATTAGCGAATTATCCGCATTAAAATACACCAAGGATATACGTCTAATGCTTGGCTGGTTTTGTTACCACCGCACACCGCCAATTAGTTTAGAGGAAGTGCGTTTGTCACATTTGATTTCTGTGCTTAGGCAAGAAGACTTAGAACATCTCAATAGCAAAGAACAGGCAAAACTATGGAAACAGCAGAAGCAAACCCTTGAAACTTGGCTGTGCAGTTATTTTCGTTTCTTGAGAGAAGTCCTCCTCTCGAAAAGTCCTTCTACCAAACGCAATAAGTTAGGGGCGCTTTTAGCACTGGCTAAGTTTCTCTACACCAGTGAGGTGGAGGAAAACGCGGATTACAAGCAGATTCCTCTGTTCAAAGCGCTCAACAACCACTTAAGTTCAGTGAGAAAGGATGTCAGCGAGTGGGTGAAAAATCGGCAGTCTGTTTCAGATTTTGAGAAGAAGTGGCCGGATACGGCAGAAGGCGAGACAGCGCTGGAAGTTGTTAGAACCAAAATTGTAGAACCGTTGCGTTTAGAGTGCCGACCCAGAAACAGCCAAGGTCGATTTCGGGGAGGCTTTGCCATTGCTAAAAGCTATCAAGATTACTTAAAGTGGTCGCTGCTTGCCGACATCCCCGCAAGGCGGCAACAAGAATACCGTACTTTAAGAATTGCGCTGATTTGTCCTGTTAAGCGTCCAGAATCCGTACCACCTGACGGCTTTTATCATCCCCTGCCGCCTGCACAAGTGCGTCAAAAGCATTGGGACGGCAAAATTAAGGACAATTATCTTTACTTTACCTATGTCCACGAGAAAAAGCCTTATCCGCAAGGGGTCTGGGTGCTGGACATTCAGCAGTACAAAACCTGCTCGACTCACGGCGCTCAATCCATAGTAATTCCCAACCGCCAGTTGGCTGACGGCAGTTGCTTCTATGATTACTTAGAACAGTATTTGTACGGCAGTTGGATCTGTGAGGGTTATAAAAATCGGCAGGTCTATGATTGGTGGCAGCCCCAGTTAAAGGGACAGTGGGGACGCTGGGTGACAAATGGGCGAGCTGAATTCAATCCGTTGGATACCTTCTATCTGCCAACGGGTGTCAATTCGTCCAAGTGGCCTTGGGGCTATGTGTTTGTCCTCCCCAAAATTAGCATCGGAGCATCAGCTTCGCAGTTTGGTTCCTCGTTTGAAAGTACCTCTCATCGTTTTATTGGTAAGCGGATGTCACCCCATATGATGCGGTCTATCTGGGCGACTTGGGCGTATCAAGTCCGGCTTGATGACGCCCAAACTCGGTCATTAGCTTATGCGATGGGACATAACGTGGAGACATTACGGGGAATGTATGAGCGCTGTACTCCGGAAGAGAAGCGCCGACCGATTGAGGAGGTGATTGAGGAGCTGTTGTTTAAGCAGCCGCCATTACCTGAGTTGAAGCAGGAAGCGAACACCGAGTCCGAAAGTTTGCTTGCCCAGTTGCAGAAGTTAAGTCCTCTGGAACGAGAACAGCTCATGGCGATGCTGGATATGCTGGATAAGTAATGGGGCTGCTATCTTGACCGATGGTGGGTATTCTAGGGGCCAGGCTTGAGGGTTTGGATCGTCTTCCAGCTCCGACTTTTCTTGGCTATTGTTGGGTGTGGCTGCAATAGAAGTAAGTACCCTGGTTGGTGAGATTGAATGCGATCGCTATGTACTTGGGAAGCTTTAATTCCAATTAAGTTACTTGCACAACTTCGTTGTCACCAGCTTTCCAGGGGCGTGCGATCGCATTCAATCCTTTTTTAAAAGGGGGGAAATGGAATTCATAGTCCCCCTTTCTAAGGAGGATTTAGGGGGATAAATCAAGGTTCTGCAACGCCAGAGGATGTTTGGAAATACACAGAGAGTACAAAAAGAAAAAGTCTCAGGCAAGCCTGCGTAGCATCAGTCGGATTATGGCGATATAAATGAACGCTTCCTCAGAGGTAGGGATTGGCTCATAATCGACATTTAAGCCACGACAGCAATGCAGCCAAGCGTAAGTGCGTTCAACGGTCCAACGCTTAGAAAGTAGGAGGAATCCTTGAGCGGCTTCCGGTCGCAGAACCACCTCTAAAATTCAAGGGAAGGTATCAATGACCCAATGCAGAAAAGTTTTTCTCGAAAAGCCACCATCGGCCCAAATTCGAGTCAGTTGACTCACATCTTGTACCAAGAAATCTTGATATCTATTCCTTGGGCTTGGAGCAAGGGAAGCAATTGTAAAATGTCAGTTAACAAAGCGCATAAGCTGCGTAGCAGCTTATCCAGATATTGAGCGATGGTGGGAGATTGTTTGTAGTAGCTACTTGATGGTTAGTCTTTATTCAGACCAAAGGGGCCTCTCTTTGCCACAACGAGAGTCACAACGAAAGCCAAAATTGGCTGATCATCCCTGGTGGGATAAGGCAAAAGGCTGGAAGAATATTCTGAACAATCTCCGTTTAATAATTCAACCTTTTATCTTATTTAATTTAATTCGTCCTTGGCTCACAGTTTTTCCTATCCCCAATTATCTTTAGGATTTGCTAAACTTCAATCCATTGTTAATTATCTTGCTTATCCCATTTTTATCTTCCTACCTCACCCTAATTTCTATTTTTCCTCTGCCTAAAGTGACAAAAGAGAGGTATCCTTACATCTTTAGGACTACCCAAAAAACCTTCTAGTTCTTAGAGAGAGTTGGAGTCTTTCAAAACGGCTGATAGCGCACAGAAAAGTAGAGGCCGTTTTCTTGCAGCGAGTTTCCCCTTTCGCCAACTGAAATTAAGGGGATGCCGTAGTCTACGCGCAATGATAAATCGGGCGTAATCAGCCAGCGCAAACCCAGCCCTAAACTGGCAATTGTCGCTGGGTCGGGGTCAATTTCTCGATTATTCCAGGCTGTACCGATTTCAAAAAAAGGCGCTAACTGTAATATTCTGGGGTCTGATGTGAGGGGAACACGAACCTCGACTGAAGCCAGGATGCCATTGTCGGAAACCAGTTGGTTTTGCCGGTAGCCGCGAACTGTATCGACTCCACCCATACTGAAGCGTTCTAAAGACAGCAAAGAATCTGGAGTTAGCTGAGCATCAATTCGCGCTACTAGCAGATTTCTGGGTGATAACTGTTGCACCCACTGAAATTGTCCTACCCAGGAAAAGAATTGCCCGTCAGTACCCGTGTTGTTGATGGTCGTATCAAACGCATTTATCCCTAGACTGAATTGAGACCGGGCGGCTAAGACTCGTCTTGTACCGCGATTGACCCAATCTTGAGAAAACCGAATTACCGTAACTTTGGATTCCCCATCTTCGGGACCTTCTGTGAAGGAAAAGGGCCTGTCGTCGAGGATATACGTTTGGCTACGACGCAAATTTAAACCTAAGCTTAATGCAAATTCACGGGTTGGTGTTCTTGTGATGGGTTGACGGAAACCGAGGGAATAGGTTTGAGTCTCGCTTCTGATACCGACATCCCGGAAATCTTCTTCAATAATGCGGCTATCACCATTGTTATAGCGGAAGCTAAGGGTACCGTTACGAGCATTCACGGGGATCGTATAGTTGATGTCGTAGAGGTTGAGTCCTTCAGTACGACCGTATTGGGCGGCTAAGCGATCGCCAAATCCCAACACGTTATTATGGCTGACTTCTACGCTGCCTTGGACGGAACCAATGCTGGGAGATTGGTTGTTGTCTACGCCGAACGCAGTGTGAAAGGCGGGTGCTTCTTTGAGAGAGACTCGTAAGATATTGTTACCGGGAGTGCTGCCTGCTACTAACTCGGCGTTCACCTGCTCGATGAGCGGATCGAGTTGCAACAGTTGCAAGGCTTCTTCTAGGCGTTGCTGGTTTAAGGGGGTAGAGGTGGCACGAATGATGCGCGATCGCACGTATCCTTCTCGCAATCGCCTTAACCCACCGATTTCAATCTGCTCGATTTCGCCCTCTACGACTTGAATTTGGACTATACCACTGTTGAGGTCTTGATTGTTGGGCAGGAAGGCTCCAGAGGTGATGTAGCCCTTTTTAATATAGAGTTGAATAATGGCAGAGCGCAGTTCGAGCAACTCTTCAAGCGTGACTGAGCGGTTCTCGTAGGGCTGAGTCAAGGCGGCGATTTCGTCCTGTAAGACGGTATTTCCCACCACTTCTATTTTTTTGATGAAGATGCGATCGCTTGATGGGGGAGTTACTTCAGGTGACTCTTGGGCTGGGGGAGTTTGCAGTTCCGGTAGTGGTGGTAATGTAGGCGTTTCACCAGGGAGGGGACGGGGTGATTCAGATGGTTTGGGAATGGTTTGCTCAACTGCGTTAGGTGCGGTTGGGGGAATGGTGACGCCTGGTGGTGGTGTGGACTGAGCGACTGCACTGAGGGTAAGGCAAGCTGAGGTTGTGATGCTTGAACCTGAAATGGCAACCCACCTTGGGATTAGGTACATATTTATGTTATTGAATGCGAGGACATTCCCGACTCATAACGAGTTTCCCATTCGGCAGTCGATACACCCCTTGGGGTTCAACAATTGGGTCGCCTTTTTGCCAAGGACGATTCGGATTGGTATTTGACGATGTACTGTCGCTGGGTAAAGTTTCTATGTCTACTGTAGGAAAGGTAGACATCTGGGCATCTCCGGGGCGTTGCGGCAATCCACCAGTCCCTGTGATGGTGAAGCTTCCCTTGGTTGGTTGATTGCGGCGGACAATGCAGCTATTTGCCAGGAGGCTGTCAGTGTTAATTT
Above is a window of Funiculus sociatus GB2-C1 DNA encoding:
- a CDS encoding transposase, with product MVLRPEAAQGFLLLSKRWTVERTYAWLHCCRGLNVDYEPIPTSEEAFIYIAIIRLMLRRLA
- a CDS encoding ShlB/FhaC/HecB family hemolysin secretion/activation protein, producing MYLIPRWVAISGSSITTSACLTLSAVAQSTPPPGVTIPPTAPNAVEQTIPKPSESPRPLPGETPTLPPLPELQTPPAQESPEVTPPSSDRIFIKKIEVVGNTVLQDEIAALTQPYENRSVTLEELLELRSAIIQLYIKKGYITSGAFLPNNQDLNSGIVQIQVVEGEIEQIEIGGLRRLREGYVRSRIIRATSTPLNQQRLEEALQLLQLDPLIEQVNAELVAGSTPGNNILRVSLKEAPAFHTAFGVDNNQSPSIGSVQGSVEVSHNNVLGFGDRLAAQYGRTEGLNLYDINYTIPVNARNGTLSFRYNNGDSRIIEEDFRDVGIRSETQTYSLGFRQPITRTPTREFALSLGLNLRRSQTYILDDRPFSFTEGPEDGESKVTVIRFSQDWVNRGTRRVLAARSQFSLGINAFDTTINNTGTDGQFFSWVGQFQWVQQLSPRNLLVARIDAQLTPDSLLSLERFSMGGVDTVRGYRQNQLVSDNGILASVEVRVPLTSDPRILQLAPFFEIGTAWNNREIDPDPATIASLGLGLRWLITPDLSLRVDYGIPLISVGERGNSLQENGLYFSVRYQPF